GTTTAGATATTTAATGGTGTGCCACATTTCAGTTTTCTATTGGTTAtaggctttttgaaaaaaaaaaaaaaaaaatccattcatTGTGTGTTCCATGTGGTGCCACGTTGTTGGCATGCaaggtagtaaattttttttccattagtCATGTCTCATGAAGTCATAAGTGAtcgtgacatttttttttcttaaaaaaagaaaacagtatCATCtcatttcattaatataaattCATTAATATAAAAACACGAAAATGagcataaatttatatatagttatgaattaaataaccaaataattatatattaactaaatattaatatattatatataattaattaattcatatGCTAAATAAGTCTTTGgttatattttagtatttttattttttaaatataagatCTAAAAGCTTacttaaatcatttttaaaaattttatatattttgttaggttctaaagatttagaaTTATTGTTGTATTGTGTTGGTAAACCAAGAACAAAACATATCTAAACTAGGTGTTTAGGCAATGCTTAAATAAGGGTGTTTCAAGTTTTCAAGTCCAGCTGATTgcagaaagaaaagtaaagttCTGCCTTTCTCGACCCATCGAGaattaggctcgaccgatcaaaAATCACAAGCACAgtttttgtagaatttttaaACAGGTCCAAAGCCCGTGAAAACATTTATGGTTTCACTTAACTTCTctacatataaaagaaaaaactctagCCACGTTTTGAAGGTATTGAAGAAGACTTGTGTGCTACTctttgtgagatttgagaggttttgtaccttctaactacaCAAAAACCTACTATAACCAAAACTACAATCAAGAATTGGTAGAACTAGTTGCTGCATCAAGATTAACAAGTGAaggtgatctgaaacctttgagtgggatctcaaagtcacaagcaaggCGGCTTGTGTTGCTAaaaatccaagaagagaagaaatctgtggattcagagcttgcacatgatcgtgtcagtaagttactattagaggtagcattagatttagggttaaatcttttgtaaaatctttaattctcttatagtggatttggtttatcttgaggataggtAAGTCAAATCAttcccaggtttttaccttgaaatggttattttcattggttttcctggggcATCATATtgtggtgttatttactttttcacatctttgcatgatatgatatatttgtgtttaacctaggtctaaaaattaatctaagtaatcacttggttaataaATTGGGTTAAAAAATCTACTTTGAGGGGTCTAAATGAACatacaattggtatcagagcaagttagctcttgtttttaggtttttatACCTAAAATTGATCCTTGATCCCTGCTatcatggataattttaagtgtCTATCTGCTTATATTTGTGATGATTTGAATAAAATGACATTATTGTTTCTGTACGGGGCACAGTTCCTCCTAGGGCTCCTACGTTTGTATGATCCAATGTATTGGTGCCACGTATATGAGGCTTTAACCTTCTTAGGCATTGAGCCTTGGACCTCAGGACCTTGAGTGCACTTTTGTGTTCTATTAGGCTCACGGCCTTAGTCCATATTAACCTTGATACCCTTCTAAAACTTAAAGACCATAATGATACCATCATGACACGAGCTGCAAGTGTAATTCCCTACCGGTCAACTCTAACTCGGCCGAGGAGCACAAATCTCCTAGGAAGGTGGACTCGTAGATGCTCAGTAATGCCTTAGGAATTAACGCTGCCGAGAATATCTCCTGAAGTAAGGAACCAGTTCCAACGCCACTTTCACCACAGGACCTCCTATACCACTAACCACGAGAGTAATCATAACTCCCCACTAATTATAAGGCTATAAATAAGAGAAGCTGGGAAAGAAGAAAGGTGGTTGAAAGGGGTACAAGAAAACTAAGAATACAGAGATAGGGAAAGCGTTAGGTTAGTGTAGTAGTAGGATAGGGAGAATAAAACAAttcagagggagagaaaattAAGTTGGGTTTCTGTGAatgacccaaagtaggaaatcctaagcCTACTTCACAAATAAGTTATAAGCCCAAGTGAGGTCTAGCCCACTAGCTTCATCCTTGGAGTGCACAATTGGTGCCATTTGTGGGAATCTTCGACAAAGCTGTGGTTCAACTGAGACTCACACCTGGGAAAATATCTGGAAGACATTCGGGGAGCTACGCTGAGAGTGGTTTAGTGGAATCTTCTCAGGGATCCACCTAGCGAGAACAAAGGCACAAGAGCCGTGGAGATAGGGATCGTGGACAAGAGAAGGAGCGGTCCGACCTTGGAGAGGGGTTATACCAAACCCACCGGACAATGCTGGGTGCTGCAAGGCGCAGGCAATTTGACAAAAAAGATGAGGAGTTGGAACGGTTACGCAGACTGGTGAGAGATTTGGAGGTAGAAGCGAAGGGCAAGAATTGGAAAGCGAATCGGGGCAACCGAGAAAAAAGGTCTAATAGTGGGGGAAATCCCTATGAGGCGGAGTCCAATCATTCTGGCTCTCGTCAATGTTGGGCTCGTTCGCCTTCACGGGAGTCCCGTCGACGCTGAGACCGTTCACATTTGCGGGAGTCCTGTCGATGCCGGGATCGTTCACATTCAAGAAAGTCACGACATCAAGACTGTTCACGTTCACGGGAGTATGCTAATCGGGGTTTGGATTCCCCGGAAGAGCAACGGCCCTGTAATGCCGCAATGGATGCCATGAGCTGTGTTTTATGCAAAGCATCTCGATCGTCGTTCACAGACGACATTGAGCGGGCCCTAAGGCCAAGTAGATTTACGcgcccaccattcaattcctataaTGGGAAAACGAACCCGGTGGAGCACGTCAGCCACTATATTCAAATGATGTCGCTATATACACACAATGACGTACTGATGTGCAAGGTATTTCCCTCAAGCCTTGGGCCCACTGCTTTGAGATGGTTTAATGGGTTACGAAAGGGTTCCATCCATATTTTTGCCGAGTTGATCCAAGAATTCAATGTTCGGTTCGTAACCTACAGTCGGGTAACACAACCAATGGACACATTGTTGTCTATGAAGATGAAGGTCGGGGAAACTCTTCGCAATTACGCCAGTCGGTATTGGGAGCTTTACAATGAGATAGGTGGGGGCAACGAGAAGATCACGACAAGTATTTTTAGGATGGGGCTGCTTGAGAACTCTGAACTATGGGAGTCATTGACAAGGAAACCTCCTGAGGATATGAGGCAGATCATGAGGCGTATTGGGGAGTATAAACGCCTCAAAGATGATCAACTACAAAGTAAGGGTAAGGCGCCACTAGTGAATCACCCTCGACAGGTCGATTTCCAGCCAAGGCCCCGAAAGGATTTGAGGATTCAAGAGCCAGAAGCACAGATGGGGAAGGTGAACATAACGTTCAAGGAGCCGATGCACAACATCATAGACTGGATTAAGAACGAACCGTATTTCAtgtggccaaacaagatggggGTGACCCGACTCAAAGGAACCAGAACTTGAACTGTACATATCACAGGGACAAGAGGCATACCACCGAGCAATGTTAGGTGTTAAAAGATCATTTAGGGTAGCTAGTGAAGACAGGATATTTGAAGGAGTTTGTAGTGGATTTCAGAAATCGGGGTACTAGGCAAGGTGCTCAGCAATGGGGAAATCTTCTCCCACTACTAttattggtgattgaagtcatcCACGCTACCCCGAGGGGTACTGTTATAGCCAGAAGAGGAGTGTTGACCATAGCGCCTATGGGAAATTGCCCCGGTGACCAACTGCTCAAGAAGAAAGTGAAGATTGGTCCGAAGCCCACCGCCTTTGATGACAATGATTTGGAAGGAACAATTCAATCGCATGACGATGCATTGGTGGTCGCAGCCCAGATAAGCGGTTTCTTAGTAAAAAAATGACTTGTCGAAGTATGATACACCGTTGGTCGGGTTTGATGGTAGGGTGGTGATTCTTGAGGGTCAAATCTCCC
The sequence above is drawn from the Quercus robur chromosome 7, dhQueRobu3.1, whole genome shotgun sequence genome and encodes:
- the LOC126691568 gene encoding uncharacterized protein LOC126691568; translated protein: MDAMSCVLCKASRSSFTDDIERALRPSRFTRPPFNSYNGKTNPVEHVSHYIQMMSLYTHNDVLMCKVFPSSLGPTALRWFNGLRKGSIHIFAELIQEFNVRFVTYSRVTQPMDTLLSMKMKVGETLRNYASRYWELYNEIGGGNEKITTSIFRMGLLENSELWESLTRKPPEDMRQIMRRIGEYKRLKDDQLQSKGKAPLVNHPRQVDFQPRPRKDLRIQEPEAQMGKVNITFKEPMHNIIDWIKNEPYFMWPNKMGVTRLKGTRT